The Amycolatopsis viridis genome window below encodes:
- a CDS encoding LLM class flavin-dependent oxidoreductase: MTAVDIGVVLPRDLPAAEIVPFARRAEELGFGELWVVEDLGFHGGIAQAATVLAVTGRIRVGIGILPAGARSVAFTAMEFATLARLHPGRVVAGIGHGMPDWMRQAGAWPASPLTLFTEYARALTALLRGERVRVAGRYVRLDGVALESPPDVVPPVLAGVRGPKSLAVAGAELDGVILAEPAPAAYVAAARRFLPADARVVAFEHAAVHDDADTARALVRPRLDGVADPALSAHVESLPFAAELRALAGRASGTVAGALRPEWVDALTLAGPAPALRRRIGALGAAGATSVVLIPVAPDPPAALGSLAAVLPVSRG, from the coding sequence ATGACGGCCGTGGACATCGGCGTGGTGCTGCCGCGCGATCTGCCCGCGGCGGAGATCGTGCCGTTCGCCCGGCGCGCCGAGGAACTCGGGTTCGGCGAGCTGTGGGTGGTGGAGGATCTCGGGTTCCACGGTGGGATCGCGCAGGCCGCGACGGTGCTCGCCGTGACCGGGCGGATCCGGGTCGGGATCGGGATCCTCCCCGCGGGCGCCCGTTCCGTCGCGTTCACGGCGATGGAGTTCGCGACGCTGGCCCGCCTCCACCCCGGGCGCGTCGTCGCCGGGATCGGGCACGGGATGCCGGACTGGATGCGGCAGGCCGGGGCGTGGCCGGCGAGCCCGCTGACCCTGTTCACGGAGTACGCCCGGGCGCTGACCGCACTGCTGCGCGGGGAACGCGTGCGGGTGGCAGGCCGGTACGTCCGCCTCGACGGGGTCGCCCTGGAATCACCGCCGGACGTCGTGCCGCCGGTGCTGGCCGGGGTGCGCGGCCCGAAATCGCTGGCGGTGGCGGGTGCGGAACTGGACGGGGTGATCCTCGCCGAACCGGCCCCCGCGGCGTACGTCGCCGCGGCGCGGCGATTCCTGCCCGCGGACGCCCGGGTGGTGGCCTTCGAGCACGCCGCGGTGCACGACGACGCCGACACCGCGCGGGCGCTGGTCCGGCCGCGGCTGGACGGGGTCGCGGATCCGGCGTTGTCGGCGCACGTCGAGTCGCTGCCCTTCGCCGCCGAACTGCGTGCCCTGGCCGGACGCGCATCCGGGACCGTCGCTGGCGCGCTGCGGCCGGAGTGGGTCGACGCCCTCACGCTGGCCGGACCCGCGCCGGCGCTGCGGCGGCGGATCGGCGCTCTCGGCGCGGCGGGAGCCACGTCGGTGGTGCTGATCCCGGTCGCGCCGGACCCGCCGGCCGCACTCGGCTCCCTGGCCGCGGTGCTCCCGGTGAGCCGGGGATAG
- a CDS encoding maleylpyruvate isomerase N-terminal domain-containing protein: MDHFSRSWPALRAAVAGLADDDFARPSGCARWLVRDLVCHLVIDAQDVLITLATPVEEEPSRDQVTYWEVTATLPTGEDPLDALTVRLAAAYQEPALLKFHLEDVGSAAGRAAALADPAQPVRTRGFVLTTGDYLSAYVLEWTLHHLDLVAHLPHVPGPPADGLARSREMLERIAGFAFPAAWPDADALRIGTGRRAPGDAERAALGPLAGPLAGRLPVVLG; this comes from the coding sequence GTGGATCACTTCTCGCGCTCGTGGCCGGCGTTGCGGGCCGCGGTCGCCGGGCTCGCGGACGACGACTTCGCCCGCCCGTCCGGCTGCGCCCGGTGGCTCGTCCGGGACCTGGTGTGCCATCTGGTCATCGACGCCCAGGACGTCCTCATCACGCTCGCCACGCCCGTCGAGGAGGAACCGTCCCGCGACCAGGTGACCTACTGGGAGGTGACCGCCACCCTGCCCACCGGGGAGGATCCGCTCGACGCGCTGACCGTCCGGCTGGCGGCTGCGTACCAGGAGCCAGCGCTGCTGAAGTTCCACCTCGAGGACGTCGGGTCCGCCGCGGGCCGCGCCGCGGCGCTGGCCGATCCCGCCCAGCCGGTACGGACCCGCGGCTTCGTCCTGACCACCGGCGACTACTTGTCCGCCTACGTCCTGGAGTGGACGCTGCACCACCTCGACCTCGTCGCGCACCTGCCGCACGTACCCGGACCGCCGGCGGACGGGCTCGCCCGGTCGCGGGAGATGCTGGAGAGGATCGCCGGGTTCGCGTTCCCCGCCGCGTGGCCGGACGCCGACGCGCTGCGGATCGGCACCGGGCGACGTGCCCCGGGGGACGCCGAGCGGGCCGCACTCGGGCCGCTGGCCGGGCCGCTGGCCGGGCGGCTGCCGGTCGTCCTCGGATGA
- a CDS encoding alpha/beta fold hydrolase codes for MFATADDGVKISYDVAAGPRPVLLIHGFASDSESTWVRTGWVRALAGRGHVLVDLRGHGRSDRPPSGYSPEILARDVLAVLDETGLSTVDAVGYSMGALVGWTVARLAPGRIGRLVLGGAGGQPAGASSMRRVAEALSGGDLQACIDGMAGHRLDGPPPVPVLFAAGEQDEIAADAPEFAARLGAPFVSLGRRTHFNAVSSRAFKEAAIGFFDNAPGGPGAAPGG; via the coding sequence GTGTTCGCCACCGCCGACGACGGGGTGAAGATCTCCTACGACGTCGCCGCCGGACCACGGCCGGTGCTGCTGATCCACGGGTTCGCCTCGGACAGCGAGAGCACCTGGGTGCGCACCGGCTGGGTGCGCGCCCTGGCCGGCCGCGGTCACGTGCTGGTCGACCTGCGTGGTCACGGGCGCAGTGACCGGCCGCCGTCCGGGTACTCGCCGGAGATCCTGGCGCGGGACGTCCTCGCGGTGCTCGACGAGACGGGGCTGTCCACAGTGGATGCGGTCGGCTACTCGATGGGCGCGCTGGTGGGCTGGACGGTGGCGCGGCTCGCGCCCGGCCGGATCGGCCGGCTCGTTCTCGGCGGTGCCGGCGGGCAGCCCGCCGGGGCGTCGTCCATGCGGCGGGTGGCCGAGGCCCTCTCCGGCGGCGACCTGCAGGCGTGCATCGACGGGATGGCCGGTCACCGGCTGGACGGCCCGCCACCCGTTCCGGTGCTGTTCGCCGCCGGTGAGCAGGACGAGATCGCCGCGGACGCGCCGGAGTTCGCCGCCCGGCTCGGCGCGCCGTTCGTGTCCCTGGGGCGGCGCACCCACTTCAACGCCGTGTCCAGCCGCGCGTTCAAGGAGGCCGCGATCGGGTTCTTCGACAACGCGCCCGGCGGGCCGGGTGCGGCGCCGGGCGGCTGA
- a CDS encoding biotin/lipoyl-containing protein, with amino-acid sequence MAEVTFPLPDLGEGLISARVLEWLVAEGDWVERNAPLVELETTKSAVEIPSPQSGRVARLHVGADEELAVGEPLVTFTVDDDRAGIVGTVPQERKPQRRVRLSLPED; translated from the coding sequence GTGGCTGAAGTGACCTTCCCGCTGCCCGATCTCGGCGAGGGCCTGATCAGCGCCCGCGTGCTGGAATGGCTGGTCGCCGAGGGCGACTGGGTGGAGCGCAACGCACCGCTGGTCGAGCTGGAGACCACCAAGTCCGCGGTGGAGATCCCCTCACCGCAGTCCGGCCGGGTCGCGCGCCTGCACGTCGGTGCGGACGAGGAGCTGGCGGTGGGCGAGCCGCTGGTCACCTTCACCGTCGACGACGACCGGGCGGGGATCGTCGGCACCGTGCCCCAGGAGCGGAAACCGCAGCGGCGGGTCCGCCTGAGCCTGCCGGAGGACTAG
- a CDS encoding alpha-ketoacid dehydrogenase subunit beta, whose amino-acid sequence MSELSAPAELSLQQALNLALRHACEDDDRVLVFGQDVGTLGGVFRVTDGLQDKFGEHRVFDTPLAESAIMGMAVGLAMHGWRPVPEIQFDGFSYPAIDQIVNQVARMHYRSRGVLNMPITLRLPSFGGIRAPEHHGESLEALFAHVPGLKVVSPAGASEGYHLLRQAIADPDPVIFLEPKARYWHRESFDPTAEVTMPPAGTSRIARPGRHATLIAWGAMVARCLQVAELAAEDGVELEVLDLRWLKPIDADGLAASVARTRRAVVVHEAPLTAGLGAEVAALVTERCFADLRAPVQRVTGFDVPYPSGALEDEYLPTPDRILAAVQTTLEYRRG is encoded by the coding sequence ATGTCTGAGCTGTCCGCGCCGGCCGAGCTGTCCCTGCAGCAGGCCCTCAACCTCGCCCTGCGGCACGCCTGTGAGGACGACGACCGGGTGCTGGTGTTCGGCCAGGACGTGGGCACGCTCGGCGGGGTGTTCCGGGTGACCGACGGGCTGCAGGACAAGTTCGGCGAGCACCGGGTGTTCGACACCCCGCTGGCCGAGTCCGCGATCATGGGCATGGCCGTCGGGCTCGCGATGCACGGCTGGCGGCCGGTACCGGAGATCCAGTTCGACGGCTTCAGCTATCCGGCGATCGACCAGATCGTCAACCAGGTCGCGCGCATGCACTACCGCAGCCGCGGTGTGCTGAACATGCCGATCACCCTGCGCCTGCCCAGCTTCGGCGGCATCCGCGCGCCGGAGCACCACGGCGAGAGCCTGGAGGCGCTGTTCGCGCACGTGCCCGGGCTGAAGGTGGTGTCGCCCGCCGGCGCGAGCGAGGGGTACCACCTGCTGCGGCAGGCGATCGCCGATCCGGACCCGGTGATCTTCCTCGAACCGAAGGCCCGGTACTGGCACCGCGAGTCGTTCGACCCCACCGCCGAGGTGACCATGCCGCCGGCAGGCACCAGCCGGATCGCGCGCCCCGGCCGGCACGCCACGCTCATCGCGTGGGGTGCGATGGTCGCCCGCTGCCTGCAGGTCGCCGAGCTCGCCGCGGAGGACGGCGTCGAACTCGAGGTGCTCGACCTGCGCTGGCTCAAGCCGATCGACGCCGACGGCCTGGCCGCCTCGGTCGCGCGCACCCGCCGCGCGGTGGTGGTGCACGAGGCGCCGCTGACCGCCGGGCTCGGTGCCGAGGTGGCCGCGCTCGTCACCGAGCGCTGCTTCGCCGACCTGCGCGCCCCGGTGCAGCGCGTCACCGGGTTCGACGTGCCCTACCCGTCCGGTGCGCTGGAGGACGAGTACCTGCCCACCCCGGACCGCATCCTGGCCGCCGTCCAGACCACTTTGGAGTACCGCCGTGGCTGA
- a CDS encoding thiamine pyrophosphate-dependent enzyme codes for MQERDPRDLRELHRLMLVARRLDEEAIALQRQGVLPGYAPAQGQEAAQVGSAAALDPARDFAFPGYRDLGAAVALGVDLVAYLATHLGIWHGGLYDPQASRLAPFNAVVGGPVTHAVGWAMGAKLDGTGGAAITYFGDGASSQGDVHEAMNFAGVYRLPVIFFCQNNGWAISVPTGRQVAGGSVAARAAGYGIEGHRVDGNDVVAVFEATRAALDRARDGGGPTVIEAMTYRMGPHSTSDDPGRYRALADEQAWAARDPLTRAAAQLPADAVTAAEEHAAAVVREVREGLCALDAPPADELFSFVYREPTKALLEQQRAWKETLDV; via the coding sequence ATGCAGGAACGTGATCCCCGTGATCTCCGGGAGCTCCACCGGCTCATGCTGGTGGCACGCCGCCTCGACGAAGAGGCCATCGCGCTGCAGCGCCAGGGCGTGCTGCCCGGCTACGCACCCGCCCAGGGGCAGGAGGCCGCCCAGGTGGGCAGCGCGGCGGCCCTGGACCCGGCCCGCGATTTCGCCTTCCCCGGCTACCGCGACCTCGGGGCCGCCGTCGCGCTGGGGGTCGACCTCGTCGCCTACCTGGCCACCCACCTCGGCATCTGGCACGGCGGCCTCTACGACCCCCAGGCATCCCGGCTGGCGCCGTTCAACGCGGTCGTCGGCGGCCCCGTGACGCACGCGGTGGGCTGGGCCATGGGTGCCAAGCTGGACGGCACCGGCGGCGCCGCGATCACCTACTTCGGCGACGGTGCCAGCTCGCAGGGCGACGTGCACGAGGCGATGAACTTCGCCGGTGTCTACCGGCTGCCGGTGATCTTCTTCTGCCAGAACAACGGCTGGGCGATCTCGGTGCCCACCGGGCGCCAGGTCGCCGGCGGCTCGGTGGCCGCCCGGGCGGCCGGGTACGGGATCGAGGGGCACCGCGTGGACGGCAACGACGTGGTCGCCGTGTTCGAGGCGACCCGCGCGGCGCTGGACCGCGCCCGCGACGGCGGCGGCCCGACGGTGATCGAGGCGATGACCTACCGGATGGGCCCGCACTCCACTTCGGACGATCCCGGCCGCTACCGCGCCCTCGCCGACGAGCAGGCGTGGGCCGCCCGCGACCCGCTCACCCGGGCCGCCGCGCAGCTTCCCGCCGACGCGGTCACCGCCGCCGAGGAGCACGCCGCTGCCGTGGTGCGCGAGGTCCGGGAGGGGTTGTGCGCGCTGGACGCGCCCCCGGCCGACGAGCTCTTCTCGTTCGTCTACCGCGAGCCCACCAAGGCCCTGCTGGAGCAGCAGCGGGCGTGGAAGGAGACCCTCGATGTCTGA
- a CDS encoding DUF5829 family protein encodes MTTSSRFRRALAVLALTVTGAAVVPGAAQADEAGRAAQLLFYNHAYDVLDRPTADAIEHSTYLREFANFEVRTTSGGGATWTGRYLRGRETYLELFGVGDLPGPDGQFGAAGTALSSERVGGLATVRKRLQDQGITPVDYRQTRDFGDGVPVPWFDTVRTAPQYEAFDGWAMEYLPEYFADPRSGTEPASSPDDVSRERFLPDGYRDHLMRDIAAIRIGVTPKDLAIMVPVLKAGGFQVRTQSGGSVIATGGGTTIRYDAVPRARAGLKEVVFTLNRTTPRHVEQIGRSTLVAGPGATAVWTFTGTA; translated from the coding sequence ATGACCACGTCATCGCGTTTCCGGCGGGCGCTCGCCGTGCTCGCTCTCACCGTCACCGGGGCGGCCGTCGTGCCCGGTGCGGCCCAGGCGGACGAGGCCGGCCGGGCGGCGCAACTGCTCTTCTACAACCACGCCTACGACGTGCTGGACAGACCGACGGCAGACGCGATCGAGCACTCCACCTACCTGCGGGAGTTCGCCAACTTCGAGGTCCGCACCACCAGCGGCGGTGGCGCGACCTGGACCGGCCGGTACCTCCGGGGCCGGGAGACCTACCTCGAGTTGTTCGGCGTCGGCGACCTGCCGGGTCCGGACGGGCAGTTCGGCGCGGCGGGCACGGCGTTGTCCAGCGAGCGGGTGGGCGGCCTGGCCACGGTGCGGAAGCGGCTGCAGGACCAGGGCATCACCCCGGTGGACTACCGGCAGACCCGCGACTTCGGCGACGGCGTCCCGGTGCCGTGGTTCGACACCGTGCGGACCGCGCCGCAGTACGAGGCGTTCGACGGCTGGGCGATGGAGTACCTGCCGGAGTACTTCGCCGACCCGCGCAGCGGCACCGAACCCGCGAGCTCCCCGGACGACGTCAGCCGGGAGCGCTTCCTCCCGGACGGCTACCGCGACCACCTGATGCGCGACATCGCCGCGATCCGCATCGGTGTCACCCCGAAAGACCTGGCCATCATGGTGCCGGTGCTCAAGGCCGGTGGTTTCCAGGTGCGCACCCAGTCCGGCGGCAGCGTCATCGCCACCGGCGGCGGCACCACCATCCGCTACGACGCGGTGCCGCGCGCCCGGGCCGGGCTGAAGGAAGTCGTGTTCACGCTGAACCGGACCACGCCGCGGCACGTCGAGCAGATCGGCCGGTCGACCCTCGTGGCCGGGCCGGGCGCCACCGCGGTCTGGACCTTCACCGGCACCGCCTGA
- a CDS encoding MarR family winged helix-turn-helix transcriptional regulator encodes MPEDAGAEGYPMAEILRWPAGDIAAAWRRELPGVRTESIEIITPVWRIAKLLADDRRRTLTELGIDPSTLDLLSVIRRAGPPYELTTREITRRTLVTPGAVSQRVARAEEAGLVARAPSAASRRAVAVRLTDAGHRLVETTVRRLLAHEADLIGGLEPGERAALTALLARLEETLQPPAQ; translated from the coding sequence GTGCCGGAGGACGCCGGTGCCGAGGGCTACCCGATGGCGGAAATCCTGCGCTGGCCCGCGGGGGACATCGCCGCCGCGTGGCGGCGCGAACTGCCCGGGGTGCGCACGGAGTCGATCGAGATCATCACCCCGGTGTGGCGGATCGCGAAGCTGCTCGCCGACGACCGGCGGCGCACCCTGACCGAGCTGGGGATCGATCCGTCCACACTGGACCTGCTGAGCGTGATCCGCCGGGCGGGGCCGCCGTACGAGCTCACCACCCGTGAGATCACCCGGCGCACCCTGGTCACGCCCGGCGCGGTCTCCCAGCGCGTGGCCCGGGCCGAGGAGGCCGGGCTGGTGGCGCGGGCGCCGTCGGCAGCGTCCCGCCGCGCCGTCGCGGTCCGGCTCACCGACGCCGGGCACCGGCTCGTCGAGACCACGGTGCGGCGGCTGCTGGCGCACGAGGCCGACCTGATCGGCGGCCTCGAGCCGGGCGAGCGGGCCGCGCTCACGGCGCTGCTCGCCCGGCTCGAGGAGACACTCCAGCCGCCGGCGCAGTGA
- a CDS encoding SDR family NAD(P)-dependent oxidoreductase, with product MSRIVLVTGGGNGIGKAVAARFRAAGDTVVVTGRNRTRLERAAAEIGARPISCDATVPEQVARMADELGPELDVVVNMAGGNTDLLDPGTGGGALDRTAAAWRANLDANLLSAVLTTTAVREKLRPGGSIVNIGSIGAEYAASSYGAAKAALAAWTAGLSAEVGPHGVTANLVAPGYIADTGFFHGKLGAERRAALIAATHNRRAGHPTDVAETVFFLASPGARHITGQTLHVNGGAHTTR from the coding sequence ATGAGTCGGATCGTGCTGGTCACCGGTGGCGGCAACGGCATCGGCAAGGCCGTCGCAGCCCGGTTCCGCGCGGCCGGGGACACCGTGGTCGTCACCGGGCGGAACAGGACGCGACTGGAGCGCGCGGCGGCCGAGATCGGCGCCCGGCCGATCTCCTGCGATGCCACCGTGCCGGAACAGGTGGCGCGGATGGCCGACGAGCTCGGCCCGGAACTGGACGTGGTGGTCAACATGGCGGGCGGCAACACCGACCTCCTCGACCCGGGCACCGGAGGCGGAGCCCTGGACCGGACGGCGGCTGCGTGGCGGGCGAACCTGGACGCGAACCTGCTCAGCGCCGTGCTCACCACCACCGCCGTGCGGGAGAAACTGCGGCCGGGCGGCTCGATCGTCAACATCGGCTCCATCGGCGCCGAGTACGCCGCGTCCTCCTACGGCGCGGCGAAGGCGGCGCTGGCGGCGTGGACCGCGGGCCTGTCGGCGGAAGTCGGACCGCACGGCGTGACGGCCAACCTGGTCGCGCCCGGCTACATCGCCGACACCGGCTTCTTCCACGGGAAACTCGGCGCGGAGCGGCGGGCCGCCCTGATCGCGGCGACGCACAACAGGCGGGCCGGGCACCCCACCGACGTCGCCGAGACGGTGTTCTTCCTGGCCTCACCCGGCGCGCGGCACATCACCGGGCAGACGCTGCACGTCAACGGGGGCGCCCACACCACCCGCTGA
- a CDS encoding MFS transporter has translation MAGGRRDWLALAVLVLPVLLLSVDMTVLGFALPYLSEDLGPTAAEQLWIVDIYSFVLGGLLVLMGTLGDRIGRRRLLLCGAVAFGAASVFAAFAASPGLLIAARALLGVGGATLMPSTLGLIRTIFTDPGRRRTAIAVWGAGFSGGMALGPVLGGWLLEHFWWGSVFLINVPVMLVLLALGPVLLPEAQDPRPGRFDPVSALLSLAAILPVVYGIKRFAQQGPDALGALVVVAGALLGVVFVRRQRALDDPMLDLRLFRDRRFSASLLTNMLGVFSLVGLLVLLPQHLQLVLGRSPVVAALWLLPTTAAGILGAFAAARLARHVPVRWLVGGGLLAAAAGFGALVVTGLDTGPGVLVTALTLVGFGVSVSETLTNDLIVTVAPAERAGAASAISETGFELGGALGTAVLGSIAAAVYRSGLPAGAGEAARETLGGAVAAAAALPPAQADTLLAAAKTAFVHGLQVSAVAGAVLLTYTAVQAMVLLRRPVEAAPVQQRPAGVPR, from the coding sequence ATGGCCGGGGGACGCCGGGACTGGCTCGCGCTCGCGGTGCTGGTGCTGCCGGTGCTGCTGTTGAGCGTGGACATGACGGTACTCGGGTTCGCGCTGCCTTACCTGAGCGAGGACCTCGGCCCGACCGCCGCCGAGCAGCTGTGGATCGTCGACATCTACTCGTTCGTGCTCGGCGGGCTGCTGGTGCTGATGGGGACGCTGGGCGACCGGATCGGCCGGCGGCGGCTGCTGCTCTGCGGTGCGGTGGCGTTCGGCGCGGCGTCGGTGTTCGCGGCGTTCGCGGCCAGCCCGGGCCTGCTCATCGCGGCGCGGGCGCTGCTCGGCGTGGGCGGCGCCACGCTGATGCCCTCGACGCTCGGCCTGATCCGCACGATCTTCACCGACCCCGGCCGGCGGCGGACCGCGATCGCGGTGTGGGGAGCGGGGTTCTCCGGCGGGATGGCGCTGGGCCCGGTGCTCGGCGGCTGGCTGCTGGAGCACTTCTGGTGGGGCTCGGTGTTCCTGATCAACGTGCCGGTGATGCTGGTGCTGCTGGCCCTGGGGCCGGTCCTGCTGCCGGAGGCCCAGGATCCGCGGCCGGGCCGCTTCGACCCGGTGTCCGCGCTGCTCTCGCTGGCCGCGATCCTGCCGGTCGTCTACGGGATCAAGCGGTTCGCCCAGCAGGGCCCCGACGCGCTCGGTGCTCTGGTCGTCGTGGCCGGGGCGCTGCTCGGCGTGGTGTTCGTGCGCCGGCAACGCGCACTGGACGATCCGATGCTGGATCTGCGGCTGTTCCGCGACCGCCGGTTCAGCGCGTCGCTGCTGACCAACATGCTCGGCGTGTTCTCACTGGTCGGGCTGCTGGTCCTGCTGCCACAGCACCTCCAGCTGGTGCTCGGCAGGTCCCCGGTGGTCGCGGCGCTGTGGCTGCTGCCCACCACCGCGGCCGGGATCCTGGGCGCGTTCGCCGCCGCCCGGCTGGCCCGGCACGTGCCGGTGCGATGGCTGGTCGGTGGCGGGCTGCTCGCCGCGGCTGCCGGGTTCGGGGCCCTCGTGGTGACCGGCCTGGACACCGGGCCGGGGGTGCTCGTCACCGCGCTCACGCTGGTCGGGTTCGGCGTGTCGGTGTCCGAGACGCTCACCAACGACCTGATCGTCACCGTGGCCCCGGCCGAGCGCGCCGGTGCCGCCTCCGCGATCTCGGAGACCGGGTTCGAACTCGGCGGTGCGCTCGGCACCGCGGTGCTGGGCAGCATCGCCGCGGCGGTCTACCGGTCCGGTCTGCCGGCCGGGGCGGGGGAGGCGGCCCGGGAGACTCTCGGCGGCGCAGTCGCCGCGGCCGCCGCGCTGCCGCCCGCGCAGGCGGACACCCTGCTGGCTGCCGCGAAGACGGCGTTCGTGCACGGGCTCCAGGTCAGCGCGGTGGCCGGGGCCGTCCTGCTCACCTACACCGCGGTGCAGGCGATGGTGCTGCTGCGGCGCCCGGTGGAAGCCGCCCCGGTGCAGCAGCGCCCGGCCGGGGTTCCGCGCTGA
- a CDS encoding TetR/AcrR family transcriptional regulator produces the protein MGRPSSREQILDAYQEILIDSGSAAVTLDAVAARAAVSKGGLLYHFGSKDALLDGLLDRLLRLAAADVEYARTAPEGVVRYFLLSSVTDADMSKPAHRASIAALRLVGSEPRVTEAMVEVCRLWSELLAEHIDDPLTAEIVSLLGDGLYLRATLGGPAPQPVLDRLPETLRRLGLE, from the coding sequence ATGGGACGGCCCTCATCACGGGAACAGATCCTGGACGCCTACCAGGAGATCCTCATCGACAGCGGCTCGGCCGCGGTCACCCTCGACGCCGTCGCCGCGCGCGCCGCCGTCTCCAAGGGCGGGCTGCTCTACCACTTCGGGTCCAAGGACGCGCTCCTGGACGGGCTCCTGGACCGGCTGCTGCGGCTCGCCGCCGCCGACGTGGAGTACGCGCGCACAGCACCCGAAGGCGTGGTGCGCTACTTCCTGCTCTCCTCGGTGACCGACGCGGACATGTCGAAACCGGCCCACCGCGCCTCGATCGCCGCGCTGCGGCTCGTGGGCAGCGAGCCACGGGTCACCGAGGCGATGGTGGAGGTGTGCCGGCTGTGGTCGGAACTGCTGGCCGAGCACATCGACGACCCGCTGACGGCCGAGATCGTCAGCCTGCTCGGTGATGGCCTCTACCTGCGCGCGACGCTCGGCGGGCCGGCCCCGCAGCCGGTGCTCGACCGGCTGCCGGAGACGCTGCGGCGGCTCGGCCTGGAGTGA
- a CDS encoding mechanosensitive ion channel family protein — translation MNVTQFWNDAVGKVITFLPKFAVFLVILIIGWLVATALRKVVKVVLERLHFDRAVERGGVQRALEQSRYDASGLLAALVYYAVLLITLQLAFGVFGPNPISAILAAIVAWLPRAIVAIVIVVVAAAVASALHDLIRGAMGGLSYGPLVAKTVQVIVIAFGVIAALNQIGVATTVTGPVLIAVLATVGGVLVVGAGGGLMRPMQQRWDRWLNRAEEEIPSMRSRGEAYRRGREDAEREAAAGGPRHAAEPPGERAESASSASSVESGKSGESGEPTATTRPPDRTPPS, via the coding sequence ATGAACGTCACCCAATTCTGGAACGACGCGGTCGGCAAGGTCATCACCTTCCTGCCCAAGTTCGCGGTGTTCCTCGTCATCCTGATCATCGGCTGGCTCGTCGCCACCGCCCTGCGCAAGGTGGTGAAGGTCGTCCTGGAACGGCTGCACTTCGACCGCGCCGTGGAACGCGGTGGTGTGCAACGGGCACTGGAACAATCCCGGTACGACGCGAGCGGGCTGCTCGCCGCGCTCGTGTACTACGCGGTTCTGCTGATCACGCTGCAACTGGCCTTCGGTGTGTTCGGCCCCAACCCGATCAGCGCCATCCTCGCCGCGATCGTGGCCTGGCTGCCGCGTGCCATCGTGGCGATCGTCATCGTGGTCGTCGCGGCCGCGGTGGCCAGCGCGTTGCACGACCTCATCCGCGGTGCCATGGGCGGCCTCAGCTACGGGCCGCTGGTCGCGAAGACGGTGCAGGTGATCGTCATCGCGTTCGGGGTGATCGCCGCGCTGAACCAGATCGGTGTCGCCACCACGGTCACCGGGCCGGTGCTGATCGCGGTGCTCGCCACCGTGGGCGGCGTGCTGGTGGTGGGCGCCGGCGGTGGCCTGATGCGGCCGATGCAGCAACGCTGGGACCGCTGGCTCAACCGGGCCGAGGAGGAGATCCCGTCGATGCGCAGCCGGGGGGAGGCGTACCGGCGCGGACGGGAGGACGCGGAGCGGGAAGCCGCCGCGGGCGGACCGCGGCACGCCGCGGAACCGCCGGGGGAGCGGGCGGAGTCAGCGTCGTCAGCGTCGTCAGTGGAGTCGGGGAAGTCGGGGGAGTCGGGGGAGCCGACCGCGACGACCCGTCCGCCGGACCGGACGCCGCCGTCCTGA
- a CDS encoding gas vesicle protein K — translation MTEPVKRRVDSDPESVERGLVSLVLTVVELLRQLMEKQALRRVDRGDLTDDQVEAIGLTLMRLEERMDELCEHFGLSPEELNIDLGPLGPLLSERR, via the coding sequence ATGACTGAGCCCGTGAAGCGCCGCGTGGACAGCGACCCCGAGTCGGTGGAGCGGGGTCTGGTCAGTCTCGTGCTGACGGTGGTGGAGCTGCTGCGCCAGCTCATGGAGAAGCAGGCGCTGCGCCGGGTGGACCGCGGCGACCTGACCGACGACCAGGTCGAGGCGATCGGTCTGACGCTCATGCGGCTGGAGGAGCGCATGGACGAACTGTGCGAGCATTTCGGGCTGTCCCCGGAGGAGCTGAACATCGATCTCGGCCCGCTCGGGCCGTTGCTGTCCGAACGGAGGTGA
- a CDS encoding gas vesicle protein — translation MTEPVPATVADRPVSLVDLLDRVLAGGVVVSGEITLSIADVDLVHISLRTLLSSVSALVPAHD, via the coding sequence ATGACCGAACCGGTTCCCGCGACCGTCGCCGACCGGCCGGTGTCGCTGGTCGACCTGCTCGACCGGGTGCTCGCCGGCGGGGTGGTGGTGTCGGGCGAGATCACCCTGTCCATCGCCGACGTCGACCTGGTGCACATCTCGCTGCGGACCCTGCTGTCCTCGGTGAGCGCGCTGGTGCCCGCCCATGACTGA